One Megalops cyprinoides isolate fMegCyp1 chromosome 23, fMegCyp1.pri, whole genome shotgun sequence genomic region harbors:
- the c23h12orf29 gene encoding uncharacterized protein C12orf29 homolog isoform X2, with protein MRRLGAVQQKMPCVFLTEVREEPSRKRESQFQVVATERVNPRALQSNIPCALATEKLDGTCCYVSLYKGEPYLWARLDRKPSKQADRRFKQSRKNREEFTWNVEEDFRNVPESWIPAHGVQHCNGRPVPDENGHIPGWVPVERNSKQYCWHASVVSYDTGTALVLRPGSEDGELLEVAAVPLSELLEQTLELIGTNVNANPYGMGSKKQPIHLLVSHGTLRIRNAPAVNYQQLLAWFQECEEGRVEGIVWHCNDGTLVKLHRHHLGLKWPDGDTFLNRRPVVIRVPWESYALDRGAQDLFAAFSSLNGRRFDSVQDIRF; from the exons ATGCGCCGCCTCGGTGCAGTGCAGCAGAAGATGCCGTGTGTGTTTCTGACGGAGGTGAGAGAGGAACCATCGAGGAAACGCGAAAGTCAG TTCCAGGTTGTCGCGACAGAGCGCGTGAACCCGCGGGCGCTGCAATCAAACATCCCCTGCGCCCTCGCGACAGAAAAGCTGGACGGCACGTGCTGCTACGTGTCCCTGTACAAAG GGGAGCCATACCTCTGGGCCCGGTTAGACAGGAAGCCTAGCAAGCAGGCTGACAGGAGATTTAAGCAGTCGCGGAAGAACCGTGAAG AATTCACTTGGAATGTGGAGGAGGACTTCAGGAATGTCCCAGAATCCTGGATTCCAGCACACGGGGTCCAGCACTGTAATGGACGGCCCGTTCCTGATGAAAACGGACACATTCCAG GCTGGGTCCCGGTGGAGAGAAACAGTAAGCAGTACTGCTGGCACGCCTCGGTGGTGAGTTACGACACCGGGACAGCGCTGGTGCTGAGGCCCGGCTCAGAGGACGGCGAGCTGCTGGAGGTCGCCGCCGTTCCCCTCTCAGAACTGCTGGAGCAAACGCTGGAGCTGATCGGCACCAACGTCAACGCAAACCCGTACG GAATGGGCAGCAAAAAGCAGCCCATCCACCTGCTGGTGTCGCACGGAACCCTCCGCATCAGGAACGCGCCCGCGGTCAACTACCAGCAGCTGCTAGCCTGGTTCCAGGAGTGCGAGGAGGGCAGAGTGGAGGGCATCGTCTGGCACTGCAACGACGGCACACTGGTGAAG cTCCATCGTCACCACCTGGGCTTGAAGTGGCCGGATGGAGACACGTTCCTGAACAGGAGGCCTGTGGTCATCCGCGTTCCCTGGGAGAGTTACGCGCTGGACAGGGGGGCACAGGACTTGTTTGCTGCTTTCTCAAGCTTAAATGGGCGGCGTTTCGACAGTGTTCAGGATATTCGCTTTTAG
- the c23h12orf29 gene encoding uncharacterized protein C12orf29 homolog isoform X1: MRRLGAVQQKMPCVFLTEVREEPSRKRESQQFQVVATERVNPRALQSNIPCALATEKLDGTCCYVSLYKGEPYLWARLDRKPSKQADRRFKQSRKNREEFTWNVEEDFRNVPESWIPAHGVQHCNGRPVPDENGHIPGWVPVERNSKQYCWHASVVSYDTGTALVLRPGSEDGELLEVAAVPLSELLEQTLELIGTNVNANPYGMGSKKQPIHLLVSHGTLRIRNAPAVNYQQLLAWFQECEEGRVEGIVWHCNDGTLVKLHRHHLGLKWPDGDTFLNRRPVVIRVPWESYALDRGAQDLFAAFSSLNGRRFDSVQDIRF; the protein is encoded by the exons ATGCGCCGCCTCGGTGCAGTGCAGCAGAAGATGCCGTGTGTGTTTCTGACGGAGGTGAGAGAGGAACCATCGAGGAAACGCGAAAGTCAG CAGTTCCAGGTTGTCGCGACAGAGCGCGTGAACCCGCGGGCGCTGCAATCAAACATCCCCTGCGCCCTCGCGACAGAAAAGCTGGACGGCACGTGCTGCTACGTGTCCCTGTACAAAG GGGAGCCATACCTCTGGGCCCGGTTAGACAGGAAGCCTAGCAAGCAGGCTGACAGGAGATTTAAGCAGTCGCGGAAGAACCGTGAAG AATTCACTTGGAATGTGGAGGAGGACTTCAGGAATGTCCCAGAATCCTGGATTCCAGCACACGGGGTCCAGCACTGTAATGGACGGCCCGTTCCTGATGAAAACGGACACATTCCAG GCTGGGTCCCGGTGGAGAGAAACAGTAAGCAGTACTGCTGGCACGCCTCGGTGGTGAGTTACGACACCGGGACAGCGCTGGTGCTGAGGCCCGGCTCAGAGGACGGCGAGCTGCTGGAGGTCGCCGCCGTTCCCCTCTCAGAACTGCTGGAGCAAACGCTGGAGCTGATCGGCACCAACGTCAACGCAAACCCGTACG GAATGGGCAGCAAAAAGCAGCCCATCCACCTGCTGGTGTCGCACGGAACCCTCCGCATCAGGAACGCGCCCGCGGTCAACTACCAGCAGCTGCTAGCCTGGTTCCAGGAGTGCGAGGAGGGCAGAGTGGAGGGCATCGTCTGGCACTGCAACGACGGCACACTGGTGAAG cTCCATCGTCACCACCTGGGCTTGAAGTGGCCGGATGGAGACACGTTCCTGAACAGGAGGCCTGTGGTCATCCGCGTTCCCTGGGAGAGTTACGCGCTGGACAGGGGGGCACAGGACTTGTTTGCTGCTTTCTCAAGCTTAAATGGGCGGCGTTTCGACAGTGTTCAGGATATTCGCTTTTAG